One Streptomyces umbrinus genomic window, GGCATGGTTCTCGACTGCGTCCCGGTCATTCCGCCGGACCTTCGCCCGATGGTGCAGCTGGACGGTGGCCGCTTCGCGACCTCCGACCTGAACGACCTGTACCGCCGTGTGATCAACCGGAACAACCGTCTGAAGCGGCTTCTCGACCTCGGCGCGCCCGAGATCATCGTGAACAACGAGAAGCGCATGCTCCAGGAGGCCGTGGACGCCCTCTTCGACAACGGTCGTCGTGGTCGCCCGGTCACCGGTCCCGGTAACCGTCCGCTGAAGTCCCTGAGCGACATGCTCAAGGGCAAGCAGGGTCGTTTCCGTCAGAACCTGCTCGGCAAGCGTGTGGACTACTCCGCGCGTTCCGTGATCGTCGTCGGTCCGCAGCTGAAGCTCCACCAGTGCGGTCTGCCGAAGGCCATGGCGCTGGAGCTCTTCAAGCCGTTCGTGATGAAGCGCCTGGTCGACCTGAACCACGCGCAGAACATCAAGAGCGCCAAGCGGATGGTCGAGCGCGGCCGCACGGTCGTGTACGACGTCCTGGAAGAGGTCATCGCCGAGCACCCGGTTCTGCTGAACCGTGCGCCGACGCTGCACCGCCTCGGCATCCAGGCCTTCGAGCCGCAGCTGGTCGAGGGCAAGGCCATCCAGATCCACCCGCTCGTCTGCACCGCGTTCAACGCGGACTTCGACGGTGACCAGATGGCCGTGCACCTGCCGCTCTCCGCGGAGGCGCAGGCCGAGGCCCGCATCCTGATGCTGTCCTCGAACAACATCCTCAAGCCCGCGGACGGCCGTCCGGTGACGATGCCGACCCAGGACATGGTCCTCGGTCTGTTCTTCCTCACCACCGACGGCGAGCTGCGGGACGTCAAGGGCGAGGGCCGGTCCTTCGGCTCCGCGGCCGAGGCGATCATGGCGTTCGACGCCGGCGACCTCTCGCTGCAGTCGCGCGTGGACATCCGCTTCCCGGTGGGCACCATCCCGCCGCGCGGCTGGACCCCGCCGGCTCAGGAGGAGGGCGACCCGGAGTGGCAGCAGGGTGACACCTTCCGCCTGAACACCACGCTGGGCCGCGCGCTCTTCAACGAGCTGCTGCCCGAGGACTACCCGTTCGTCGACTACGAGGTCGGCAAGAAGCAGCTCTCCGAGATCGTCAACGACCTCGCCGAGCGCTACCCCAAGGTCATCGTGGCGGCGACGCTCGACAACCTGAAGGCGGCCGGCTTCTACTGGGCGACCCGTTCCGGCGTCACCGTGGCCATCTCCGACATCGTCGTTCCCGACGCGAAGCGCGCGATCGTCAAGGGCTACGAGGACCAGGACGAGAAGGTCCAGAAGCAGTACGAGCGTGGTCTGATCACCAAGGACGAGCGCACGCAGGAGCTCATCGCGATCTGGACCAAGGCGACCAACGAGGTCGCCGAGGCGATGAACGCGAACTTCCCGAAGACCAACCCGGTCTCGATGATGGTGAACTCCGGTGCTCGCGGAAACATGATGCAGATGCGTCAGATCGCGGGTATGCGTGGTCTGGTGTCGAACGCCAAGAACGAGACGATCCCGCGTCCCATCAAGGCGTCCTTCCGTGAGGGCCTGTCCGTGCTGGAGTACTTCATCTCCACGCACGGTGCCCGTAAGGGTCTTGCGGACACCGCCCTGCGTACCGCCGACTCGGGTTACCTCACCCGTCGTCTGGTCGACGTGTCGCAGGACGTGATCATCCGCGAGGAGGACTGCGGCACCGACCGCGGTCTGCGTCTGGCGATCGCCGAGCGGGGCGCCGACGGCGTCCTGCGCAAGACGGAGAACGTCGAGACCAGCGTGTACGCACGTGCGCTGGCCGAGGACATCACCGTCGACGGCAAGGTGCTGGCCCCGGCCAACACCGACCTGGGCGACGTCCTCATCGACGAGCTCGTCAAGTACGGCATCGAGGAGGTCAAGACCCGTTCGGTCCTGACCTGTGAGTCCGCCGTCGGTACCTGCGCCATGTGCTACGGCCGTTCGCTGGCCACCGGCAAGCTGGTCGACATCGGTGAGGCGGTCGGCATCATCGCCGCCCAGTCCATCGGTGAGCCCGGCACGCAGCTGACGATGCGTACCTTCCACACCGGCGGTGTGGCCGGTGACGACATCACCCAGGGTCTGCCCCGTGTCGTCGAGCTCTTCGAGGCTCGTACGCCGAAGGGTGTCGCCCCGATCTCCGAGGCCTCCGGCCGCGTGCGGATCGAGGAGACCGAGAAGACCAAGAAGCTCGTCGTCACCCCCGACGACGGCAGCGACGAGACGGCGTTCCCGATCTCGAAGCGTGCCCGTCTGCTGGTGGGCGAGGGCGACCACGTCGAGGTGGGCCAGAAGCTCACCGTGGGTGCCACCAACCCGCACGACGTGCTGCGCATCCTCGGTCAGCGGGCCGTCCAGGTCCACCTGGTCGGCGAAGTCCAGCGGGTCTACAACTCGCAGGGCGTGTCGATCCACGACAAGCACATCGAGATCATCATCCGGCAGATGCTCCGCCGTGTGACGATCATCGAGTCGGGTGACGCGGAGCTGCTGCCCGGCGAGCTCGTCGAGCGGTCGAAGTTCGAGACCGAGAACCGTCGTGTGGTCCAGGAAGGCGGCCACCCGGCCTCCGGCCGTCCGCAGCTGATGGGTATCACCAAGGCGTCGCTGGCCACCGAGTCGTGGCTGTCGGCGGCGTCCTTCCAGGAGACGACCAGGGTTCTGACGGACGCGGCGATCAACGCCAAGTCCGACTCCCTGATCGGCCTCAAGGAGAACGTCATCATCGGTAAGCTCATCCCGGCCGGTACGGGCCTGTCCCGCTACCGCAACATCCGGGTCGAGCCGACCGAGGAGGCCAAGGCCGCGATGTACTCGGCCGTCGGCTACGACGACATCGACTACTCGCCGTTCGGCACGGGCTCCGGCCAGGCCGTTCCGCTGGAGGACTACGACTACGGTCCGTACAACCAGTAAGCGGGTTGCTTGAGTTGAAGGGCGGTCACCTTTCGGGGTGGCCGCCCTTCGGCTTTTCCCGTGACGGGAACCTATGCCGGAAATGCCGCGTTGGAGCATGATGGAAGCCCAGTCTTTCGGGGGGAGGTGCTCCCGTGTCGTACCCGTCGTGGCAGCCCGGGGAGGGGCCGAAGGATCCGCAGGCCCGGCAGCGGCCGGGTGGTGTGCCGTCCTGGCGTGGGCAGGGTGGTCAGCCGCCCGTCTGGTACGGGCAGGGCGGTCCGCCGCAGCCCGGGCACGCGGACGGCAGCCATTCGATGCTCGCCTCGCACGCGGACCGGGAGCGGGCCGTCGACGTGCTCAGAGCCGGCTTCGGCGAGGGGCGCATGGAGCAGGCCGAGTTCGAGAAGCGGGTGGCGAGGGCCTACGCGGCCCGTACGGTGGGCGAGCTGGCCCTTCTGGTGGCCGACCTGCCCCAGGGGCCCGTACCGCTGCCGGCGGCCGTAGGAGCCGTGCCACGGACGTTCCTGCCCCTTCCCGTGCCGAAGACGAACGAGAAGGCGATCGGGTCGGCGATCTGCGGTGGGCTGTGCCTGGTAACCGTCGGGCTCACCGGTCTTCCCGCGGTGATTCTCGGCCATTCCGCACGCTCGGAGATCCGGCGCACGGGCGAGGGCGGTGACGGTCTCGCGCTCACCGGACTCGTCATCGGATGGCTGGCCACGGCCAGCTGGACACTTGTGGTGACGCTGCTGCTCATCGCCGCGCTGACGACCGGATGAAGATCACGGACGGCGTGGCGGCTTGGCATGGCCCACTCAGTGATGTTAGTGCGGCCCATTTGTTTTGACCGCAGCGTATGAGGTAGGTACGCTCAGACCTTGTGCCTGGGGTGTGCCCTGGCTCCCGTGCGTGCCTTCAAACCGCAAGGGGAGTCGTAAGCGGCCACCGTAAATCTGCGCCCTTCTCGCTTCACGGCGAGAGTCCGCAGGATTCGACACACCCGACCGCGTGGGTCGGCGATGTTCCAGGTTAGCTTCACCATTCGGCACACAGAAACCGGAGAAGTAGTGCCTACGATCCAGCAGCTGGTCCGGAAGGGCCGGCAGGACAAGGTCGAGAAGAACAAGACGCCCGCACTCGAGGGTTCGCCCCAGCGTCGCGGCGTCTGCACGCGTGTGTTCACGACCACCCCGAAGAAGCCGAACTCGGCCCTGCGTAAGGTCGCGCGTGTGCGTCTGACCAGCGGGATCGAAGTCACCGCTTACATTCCGGGTGAGGGACACAACCTGCAGGAGCACTCCATCGTGCTCGTGCGTGGTGGCCGTGTGAAGGACCTGCCGGGTGTTCGCTACAAGATCATCCGAGGTTCCCTGGACACCCAGGGTGTCAAGAACCGCAAGCAGGCCCGCAGCCGCTACGGCGCCAAGAAGGAGAAGTAGAAATGCCTCGTAAGGGCCCCGCCCCGAAGCGCCCGGTCATCATCGACCCGGTCTACGGTTCTCCTCTTGTCACGTCGCTCATCAACAAGGTGCTGCTGAACGGCAAGCGCTCCACCGCCGAGCGCATCGTCTACGGCGCCATGGAGGGCCTGCGCGAGAAGACCGGCAACGACCCGGTCATCACGCTCAAGCGCGCTCTTGAGAACATCAAGCCGACCCTCGAGGTCAAGTCCCGCCGTGTCGGTGGCGCCACCTACCAGGTGCCGGTCGAGGTCAAGCCCGGCCGCGCGAGCACCCTGGCGCTGCGCTGGCTGGTCGGTTACTCCCGCGCCCGTCGCGAGAAGACCATGACCGAGCGTCTGCTCAACGAGCTTCTCGACGCCTCCAACGGCCTCGGTGCCGCTGTGAAGAAGCGCGAGGACACCCACAAGATGGCCGAGTCCAACAAGGCCTTCGCGCACTACCGCTGGTAGTCGCTACCCCCATCGAGACCGAGAGAAGACCGAAGCCTTATGGCTACCACTTCACTTGACCTGGCCAGGGTCCGCAACATCGGGATCATGGCCCACATCGACGCGGGTAAGACGACCACCACCGAGCGGATCCTCTTCTACACCGGCGTCAGCTACAAGATCGGTGAAGTCCACGACGGCGCTGCCACCATGGACTGGATGGAGCAGGAGCAGGAGCGTGGCATCACGATCACCTCTGCTGCTACCACTTGTCATTGGCCGCTTGAGGACAACGACTACACGATCAACATCATCGACACCCCGGGTCACGTCGACTTCACGGTCGAGGTGGAGCGTTCGCTCCGCGTCCTCGACGGTGCCGTCACCGTGTTCGACGGCGTCGCGGGTGTCGAGCCGCAGTCCGAGACGGTGTGGCGTCAGGCCGACCGTTACGGCGTGCCGCGCATCTGCTTCGTGAACAAGCTCGACCGGACCGGCGCGGAGTTCCACCGCTGCGTCGACATGATCAGCGGCCGCCTCGGCGCGCAGCCGATCGTCATGCAGCTCCCGATCGGTGCCGAGGCCGACTTCAAGGGCGTCGTCGACCTGGTCACGATGAAGGCTCTCGTGTGGTCCGCCGAGGCGGAGAAGGGCGAGATGTACGACGTCGTCGACATCCCGGCCACCCACACCGAGGCTGCCGAGGAGTACCGCGGCAAGCTCGTCGAGACGGTCGCCGAGAACGACGACGAGATCATGGAGCTGTACCTGGAGGGCAAGGAGCCTTCCGTGGAGCAGCTGTACGCCGCGATCCGCCGCATCACCATCGCGTCCGGCAAGTCCGAAGGCACCACGGTCACTCCGGTGTTCTGTGGCACCGCGTTCAAGAACAAGGGCGTTCAGCCCCTGCTCGACGCGGTCGTGCGCTACCTGCCGACCCCGCTTGACGTCGAGGCCATCGAGGGCCACGACGTGAAGGACCCCGAGGTCGTCATCCAGCGCAAGCCGTCCGTGGACGAGCCGCTGTCCGCCCTCGCGTTCAAGATCATGAGCGACCCGCACCTGGGCAAGCTCACCTTCGTCCGGGTCTACTCGGGCCGCCTGGTGTCCGGCACTGCGGTGCTGAACTCCGTCAAGGGCAAGAAGGAGCGCATCGGCAAGATCTACCGCATGCACGCGAACAAGCGTGAGGAGATCGAGGCGGTGGGCGCCGGCGACATCGTCGCCGTGATGGGCCTGAAGCAGACCACCACCGGTGAGACGCTCAGTGACGACAAGCACCCGGTCATCCTGGAGTCCATGGACTTCCCGGCGCCGGTCATCCAGGTCGCCATCGAGCCCAAGTCCAAGGGTGACCAGGAGAAGCTGGGTGTAGCCATCCAGCGTCTCGCGGAGGAGGACCCCTCCTTCCAGGTTCACTCGGACGAGGAGACCGGCCAGACCATCATCGGCGGTATGGGCGAGCTGCACCTCGAGGTGCTGGTCGACCGTATGCGCCGTGAGTTCAAGGTCGAGGCCAACGTCGGTAAGCCGCAGGTCGCGTACCGTGAGACGATCCGCAAGGCCGTCGAGCGCGTGGACTACACCCACAAGAAGCAGACCGGTGGTACGGGTCAGTTCGCCAAGGTGCAGATCGCGATCGAGCCGATCGTGGACGGCGACGCCTCGTACGAGTTCGTGAACAAGGTCACCGGTGGCCGTATCCCGCGGGAGTACATCCCGTCGGTGGACGCCGGTGCGCAGGAGGCCATGCAGTTCGGCATCCTCGCCGGTTACGAGATGACGGGCGTCCGCGTCACGCTTCTCGACGGTGCCTACCACGAGGTCGACTCCTCCGAGCTGGCGTTCAAGATCGCCGGTTCGCAGGCCTTCAAGGAGGCCGCCCGCAAGGCCAGCCCCGTGCTGCTCGAGCCGATGATGGCCGTCGAGGTCACCACGCCCGAGGACTACATGGGTGACGTCATCGGCGACATCAACTCCCGCCGTGGCCAGATCCAGGCCATGGAGGAGCGTGCCGGTGCCCGCGTCGTGAAGGGCCTCGTGCCCCTCTCGGAGATGTTCGGCTACGTCGGCGACCTCCGCAGCAAGACCTCGGGTCGCGCAAGCTACTCGATGCAGTTCGACTCCTACGCCGAGGTTCCCCGGAACGTCGCCGAGGAGATCATCGCGAAGGCCAAGGGCGAGTAACGCACACCGTTTGCACGCTTTAGGCTTGACACCGACCGACGGGATTCATCCGGAAACGGAAATCCCGGCGGGCGGCATCCCAGCAAAGATCACCCTGGCGCCGATGAGTAAGGCGTACCAGAACCACTCCACAGGAGGACCCAGTGGCGAAGGCGAAGTTCGAGCGGACTAAGCCGCACGTCAACATCGGCACCATCGGTCACATCGACCACGGTAAGACGACCCTCACGGCCGCCATTACCAAGGTGCTGCATGACGCGTACCCGGACCTGAACGAGGCCTCGGCCTTCGACCAGATCGACAAGGCTCCTGAGGAGCGCCAGCGCGGTATCACCATCTCCATCGCGCACGTCGAGTACCAGACGGAGACGCGTCACTACGCCCACGTCGACTGCCCCGGTCACGCGGACTACATCAAGAACATGATCACGGGTGCGGCGCAGATGGACGGCGCCATCCTCGTTGTCGCCGCGACGGACGGCCCGATGCCGCAGACCAAGGAGCACGTGCTCCTGGCCCGCCAGGTCGGCGTTCCGTACATCGTTGTCGCGCTGAACAAGGCCGACATGGTGGACGACGAGGAGATCCTGGAGCTCGTCGAGCTCGAGGTCCGTGAGCTGCTCTCCGAGTACGAGTTCCCGGGCGACGACCTTCCGGTCGTCAAGGTCTCGGCGCTCAAGGCCCTTGAGGGCGACAAGGAGTGGGGCCAGTCCGTCCTCGACCTGATGAAGGCCGTCGACGAGTCGATCCCGCAGCCCGAGCGTGACGTCGACAAGCCGTTCCTCATGCCGATCGAGGACGTCTTCACGATCACCGGTCGTGGCACCGTCGTCACCGGTCGTATCGAGCGTGGTGTCCTCAAGGTCAACGAGACCGTCGACATCGTCGGCATCAAGACCGAGAAGACCACCACCACGGTCACGGGCATCGAGATGTTCCGCAAGCTGCTCGACGAGGGCCAGGCCGGTGAGAACGTCGGTCTGCTGCTTCGTGGCATCAAGCGCGAGGACGTCGAGCGCGGCCAGGTCATCATCAAGCCCGGCTCGGTCACCCCGCACACGGAGTTCGAGGCCCAGGCGTACATCCTGTCCAAGGACGAGGGTGGCCGTCACACGCCGTTCTTCAACAACTACCGTCCCCAGTTCTACTTCCGCACGACGGACGTGACTGGTGTGGTGACCCTCCCCGAGGGCACCGAGATGGTCATGCCGGGCGACAACACTGAGATGACCGTTGAGCTCATCCAGCCCGTCGCCATGGAGGAGGGCCTGAAGTTCGCCATCCGTGAGGGTGGCCGGACCGTGGGCGCCGGCCAGGTCACCAAGATCAACAAGTAAGCCTCGCTTACCTGTTGGGCTTGAACGCCTGGTAGCTCCAGCATCGCTGAGCTCCTTGAAGGGGCCCGCACGACTTCGGTCGTGCGGGCCCCTTTGCTTTCCCGGCAGGCCCGCCGGGGCCATCCCGTCGGGGCCGTCCTGTAACGCATTCGGCTGCCTGTTCCAAGTAGAAGTGACAGCAGGACGGACAACGGGAGGTTCACACCTTGGCATCCGACAGCAAAAGCCGGGGCGGTCCACCGGGAGAGCTGTACGACCCGGCCGCCTTCGAGGTCTTCTATCGCCGCCATGTCGACACCGTCACCCGCTTCATGGCCCGGCGGGTCACCGACCCGCACACCGTCGCCGATCTCACCGCCGAGACCTTCCTCGCGGTGATCGACTCCGCCCGTGCCTACCGCCCCGACCTCGGGAGCGAGACCGCCTGGCTGTACGGCATCGCACGCAACGTGGTGGCCGCGGAAGCCCGAAGGAGCGCGCGTCAGAACGTGCTCGGCGGCCGTATCGCCGCCCACCGGCTGCTGGAAGGCGACGACATCGACCGGCTGGAGGAGAAGCTCGACGCCGAGAAGGCCGGGCGTCGCGCGCTGGCCGCCCTGGACAGTCTCCCCGACGGCGAGCGTGCGGTGATCGAACTCGTCGCCGTCGACCAGCTGAGCGTCACCGAGGCCGCCGTGGCGCTGGGCATACGCAAGGTCACCGCCCGGGTGCGGCTGCACCGGGCGCGCAGGTCGCTGCGCTCGGCGGCGGCCGGAGCCGACGGGCAGCAGGCAGCACTCACGTATGCGGGGGGAGAGGCATGAGCACCAGGACGACGAAGACCTTCGAGGACCGGCTGCTGAACGAACTCCAGCGGGAGATCGCTCTCAGGGCCGAGGACCCGCCGGTTCCGGAGCCGGTGATCCGCCGCACGATCACCACTCGCCGGGCGCTGGTCGCCCTCGCGGCGTGTGTCGCCGCGGTGGGGGGCGTGGTGGCACTGCCGGCGTCGACGGGCGGGGCGCAGGCGTACGCCGTAGAGCGGCACGAGGACGGCAGTGTCACGGTCAGCATGGAGGAGATCCTGCTGAGCGAGGGCGACAAGGAGGAACTGACCGAGCGGCTCCGGGCCGAGGGCATCACCGTGAGCGTGGACAAGCCCAGGAGCGGCTATGTCTGTGCGCAACCTCGTGGCGAGATGTACCCGCCCCGCTGGGTCGTGGCCTCGGGCGACGTGGTGGTTGAGCACGAGTTCACACTGCGTTCCGGTGACTCCCTGGTCTTCGAGCAGCCTGAACCGGTGAAGGGCCGGATCAGCCCTGCGGGAAGCATGTACGCGGTCAAGGGGGCGGTGGAGCCCTGCGAGGAGGTGCCCTGGGACGGGCAGCGGGCATTCGACGAGTCCCTGGAATCGAAGTAGGACCGAGGGGCCCGCACGACCTACGGCGTCGGTCGTGCGGGCCCCTTTGCTGTAACGAAAGTATTCGGCGCCGACGACCCATTCCCCTCAGGGGCCCCTCCCTCCACCATTTGTCATGCCGCTGAGCAAATTCGGGATGACATGTTCGAGGGGTGAGGTATGTCTGGGCGCGTCAGCCGTAGAACGGTTATCGGGGCGGGGGTGGCAGCGGGGATCGGGGCGGGGGCCGGGTCGGTCGCGCTGTCGGGTGCCGCGTGGGCGGTGGATGGGAGATTGCCGTCTGCGGATCCGGCGTCTACGGATCCGGGCGCGTACATCTCCTTCTCGCCGGAGGGCGGGGCCCTTTCGCTGGTGGGCACGCCGGTCGTGGTCAGTGATGACGACCATCCCGGAGTCGTACGGGTGGCAGGGGATCTGCGGGACGACATCGAGCGGGTCACGGGGGTGCGGCCGGGTTCGGCGGTGGCGCGGGAGGTCGTGCTCGTCGGGACGATCGGGCGCAGTCCGCTGATCGACGGGCTGGTCGCGGCCGGGAAGCTCGACGTCCGCGGGATCCGGGGCAAGTGGGAGACCTCGCTGCAGACCGTGGTCGAGCGGCCGATGCCAGGGGTGGAGCGAGCCTTCGTCGTCGCGGGCAGCGATCCGCGCGGCACGATCTTCGGGGCGTACGACGTCTCGTACGGGATCGGGGTCTCGCCCTGGTACTGGTGGGACGACGTGCGGCCGGTGCGGCGGAGCGAGGTGTATGTGCTGCCGGGGCGGTACAGCCAGGGCACGCCGGTGGTGAAGTACCGCGGGGTCTTCATCAACGACGAGAACCCGGCGCTGGGGACGTGGGCGCCCGCGTACTTCGGGCCGGGGAAGGCGCCCGGCCATCCCGGCGGCTTCAACGCGGACTTCTACGCCAAGGTCTTCGAGGTGCTGCTGCGGCTGAAGGCGAACTATCTGTGGCCGGCGGTGTGGGGGCGGGCGTTCGCCGAGGACGACCCTGAGAATCACGCGAGGGCGAAGGCGTACGGGATTGTCATGGGCACGTCTCATGAGGCGCCGATGATGCGGGGTATCGAGGAGTGGAACCGGCATGCGGTGCCGGCCGTGCGTGACAGCGCGGGGAACATCGTGACGCCGGGTCGGGATCCCTACGGCGGCACCGGGGAGTGGTCGTTCCGGCGCAACTCCGAGGCGGTCAAGGCGTATTGGCGCGAGGGTGTGCGGCGCATGGCCGACCAGGACTTCGAGGGTGTCGTCACGCTGGGGATGCGCGGGAACGGTGACACGAGTCTGCCCGACGGTGATGGTATCGAGCTGATGCGGGAGATCATCGCGACGCAGCGGTCGATCATCGAGGACGTCACCGGGCGCCCGGCCGCCGAGACCCCGCAGGTGTGGACGCTCTACAAGGAGGTCCAGCGGTACTGGGACCGCGGGCTCCGGGCGCCGGACGACGTGACCGTCGTGCTGACCGACGACAACTGGGGCAACATCCGCAAGCATCCGGATCCGGCGGAGGCGGTTCGGGGCGGCGGGTACGGGCTGTATTACCACTTCGACTACGTCGGCGTCGGCCGCAACTACAAGTGGGTGGACTCCACTTCGCTGCCGAACGTGTGGGACCAGCTCCACCAGGCGGTCGAGTACGGGAACCGGGAGTTGTGGGTCACCAACGTCGGTGATGTGAAGGGGAACGAGCTGCCGACCGAGTTCTTTCTCGACTACGCCTGGAATCCCGGGCGTTGGCCGCTGGAGAGGCTGGGGGAGTGGGAGCGGAGGTATGCGCGGCAGAACTTCGGTGAGGGGTCTGCTTCCGAGATCGCGTCGGTGCTGGAGAGGTATGCGCAGCTCCAGTCGCGGCGGAAGCCGGAGCTGTTGAACCGCCGGATCACGCTGGTGGACGGGAAGGTCGTGTACGACGACCGGCAGACGCCCTTCTACTTCGGTCACCGTGAGCTGGAGCGGGTGACGGAGGAGTGGCGGCGGCTGGGGAAGGATGCGGAGCGGATCGGCCGACGGCTGCCGGTCGCGGACCAGGACGCGTGGTTCGAGCTCGTCGGGTACGCGGTGGAGGCGACGGCCAACCTGTACGGGCTGCGGGAAGCGGAGTTCACCAATCTGCTGTACGCGCGTCAGGGGCGGGCCGCGA contains:
- a CDS encoding DNA-directed RNA polymerase subunit beta', whose amino-acid sequence is MLDVNFFDELRIGLATADDIRQWSHGEVKKPETINYRTLKPEKDGLFCEKIFGPTRDWECYCGKYKRVRFKGIICERCGVEVTRAKVRRERMGHIELAAPVTHIWYFKGVPSRLGYLLDLAPKDLEKVIYFAAYMITYVDDERRTRDLPSLEAHVSVERQQIENRRDADLETRAKKLETDLAELEAEGAKADVRRKVREGAEREMKQLRDRSQREIDRLDEVWTRFKNLKVQDLEGDELLYRELRDRFGTYFDGSMGAAALQKRLESFDLDEEAERLREIIRTGKGQKKTRALKRLKVVSAFLQTSNSPKGMVLDCVPVIPPDLRPMVQLDGGRFATSDLNDLYRRVINRNNRLKRLLDLGAPEIIVNNEKRMLQEAVDALFDNGRRGRPVTGPGNRPLKSLSDMLKGKQGRFRQNLLGKRVDYSARSVIVVGPQLKLHQCGLPKAMALELFKPFVMKRLVDLNHAQNIKSAKRMVERGRTVVYDVLEEVIAEHPVLLNRAPTLHRLGIQAFEPQLVEGKAIQIHPLVCTAFNADFDGDQMAVHLPLSAEAQAEARILMLSSNNILKPADGRPVTMPTQDMVLGLFFLTTDGELRDVKGEGRSFGSAAEAIMAFDAGDLSLQSRVDIRFPVGTIPPRGWTPPAQEEGDPEWQQGDTFRLNTTLGRALFNELLPEDYPFVDYEVGKKQLSEIVNDLAERYPKVIVAATLDNLKAAGFYWATRSGVTVAISDIVVPDAKRAIVKGYEDQDEKVQKQYERGLITKDERTQELIAIWTKATNEVAEAMNANFPKTNPVSMMVNSGARGNMMQMRQIAGMRGLVSNAKNETIPRPIKASFREGLSVLEYFISTHGARKGLADTALRTADSGYLTRRLVDVSQDVIIREEDCGTDRGLRLAIAERGADGVLRKTENVETSVYARALAEDITVDGKVLAPANTDLGDVLIDELVKYGIEEVKTRSVLTCESAVGTCAMCYGRSLATGKLVDIGEAVGIIAAQSIGEPGTQLTMRTFHTGGVAGDDITQGLPRVVELFEARTPKGVAPISEASGRVRIEETEKTKKLVVTPDDGSDETAFPISKRARLLVGEGDHVEVGQKLTVGATNPHDVLRILGQRAVQVHLVGEVQRVYNSQGVSIHDKHIEIIIRQMLRRVTIIESGDAELLPGELVERSKFETENRRVVQEGGHPASGRPQLMGITKASLATESWLSAASFQETTRVLTDAAINAKSDSLIGLKENVIIGKLIPAGTGLSRYRNIRVEPTEEAKAAMYSAVGYDDIDYSPFGTGSGQAVPLEDYDYGPYNQ
- a CDS encoding DUF1707 and DUF4190 domain-containing protein; the encoded protein is MSYPSWQPGEGPKDPQARQRPGGVPSWRGQGGQPPVWYGQGGPPQPGHADGSHSMLASHADRERAVDVLRAGFGEGRMEQAEFEKRVARAYAARTVGELALLVADLPQGPVPLPAAVGAVPRTFLPLPVPKTNEKAIGSAICGGLCLVTVGLTGLPAVILGHSARSEIRRTGEGGDGLALTGLVIGWLATASWTLVVTLLLIAALTTG
- the rpsL gene encoding 30S ribosomal protein S12 is translated as MPTIQQLVRKGRQDKVEKNKTPALEGSPQRRGVCTRVFTTTPKKPNSALRKVARVRLTSGIEVTAYIPGEGHNLQEHSIVLVRGGRVKDLPGVRYKIIRGSLDTQGVKNRKQARSRYGAKKEK
- the rpsG gene encoding 30S ribosomal protein S7, whose product is MPRKGPAPKRPVIIDPVYGSPLVTSLINKVLLNGKRSTAERIVYGAMEGLREKTGNDPVITLKRALENIKPTLEVKSRRVGGATYQVPVEVKPGRASTLALRWLVGYSRARREKTMTERLLNELLDASNGLGAAVKKREDTHKMAESNKAFAHYRW
- the fusA gene encoding elongation factor G, with the translated sequence MATTSLDLARVRNIGIMAHIDAGKTTTTERILFYTGVSYKIGEVHDGAATMDWMEQEQERGITITSAATTCHWPLEDNDYTINIIDTPGHVDFTVEVERSLRVLDGAVTVFDGVAGVEPQSETVWRQADRYGVPRICFVNKLDRTGAEFHRCVDMISGRLGAQPIVMQLPIGAEADFKGVVDLVTMKALVWSAEAEKGEMYDVVDIPATHTEAAEEYRGKLVETVAENDDEIMELYLEGKEPSVEQLYAAIRRITIASGKSEGTTVTPVFCGTAFKNKGVQPLLDAVVRYLPTPLDVEAIEGHDVKDPEVVIQRKPSVDEPLSALAFKIMSDPHLGKLTFVRVYSGRLVSGTAVLNSVKGKKERIGKIYRMHANKREEIEAVGAGDIVAVMGLKQTTTGETLSDDKHPVILESMDFPAPVIQVAIEPKSKGDQEKLGVAIQRLAEEDPSFQVHSDEETGQTIIGGMGELHLEVLVDRMRREFKVEANVGKPQVAYRETIRKAVERVDYTHKKQTGGTGQFAKVQIAIEPIVDGDASYEFVNKVTGGRIPREYIPSVDAGAQEAMQFGILAGYEMTGVRVTLLDGAYHEVDSSELAFKIAGSQAFKEAARKASPVLLEPMMAVEVTTPEDYMGDVIGDINSRRGQIQAMEERAGARVVKGLVPLSEMFGYVGDLRSKTSGRASYSMQFDSYAEVPRNVAEEIIAKAKGE
- the tuf gene encoding elongation factor Tu, translating into MAKAKFERTKPHVNIGTIGHIDHGKTTLTAAITKVLHDAYPDLNEASAFDQIDKAPEERQRGITISIAHVEYQTETRHYAHVDCPGHADYIKNMITGAAQMDGAILVVAATDGPMPQTKEHVLLARQVGVPYIVVALNKADMVDDEEILELVELEVRELLSEYEFPGDDLPVVKVSALKALEGDKEWGQSVLDLMKAVDESIPQPERDVDKPFLMPIEDVFTITGRGTVVTGRIERGVLKVNETVDIVGIKTEKTTTTVTGIEMFRKLLDEGQAGENVGLLLRGIKREDVERGQVIIKPGSVTPHTEFEAQAYILSKDEGGRHTPFFNNYRPQFYFRTTDVTGVVTLPEGTEMVMPGDNTEMTVELIQPVAMEEGLKFAIREGGRTVGAGQVTKINK
- a CDS encoding RNA polymerase sigma factor, translating into MASDSKSRGGPPGELYDPAAFEVFYRRHVDTVTRFMARRVTDPHTVADLTAETFLAVIDSARAYRPDLGSETAWLYGIARNVVAAEARRSARQNVLGGRIAAHRLLEGDDIDRLEEKLDAEKAGRRALAALDSLPDGERAVIELVAVDQLSVTEAAVALGIRKVTARVRLHRARRSLRSAAAGADGQQAALTYAGGEA